The DNA window tatttaatttttgaataaatttaggTTTGATTAGATTATGTTTAATTGGTTGGGTGAATGGTTTTAAATTTGGTTACATCGATATTGTCtggtttatttgtttttatttatagatttgaatgatattttggtcaatttatgTTAAAAGGAGTTTAGTTGATCATTAGGTAAAATATAGTGGGTTTAGTGGTCAATTTTAAAGTTTAGAGGGTTTAGTGATTGGGGGTCCTAAGTTGAAATGCCATAGCTGATTAATAGCCACTTGAATTTTAGGTGAATTTGTTATTTAGCACAGCATGGTATGAGATTATGTGATTACCCTTGACAATTtttattcaatcaattaaatGCATAAAAGTGGATTTATGGTTTTAGCATTTAGGTGGATAAGTTATTTGACAGTTTTTGGTTagctattttttcattttattctttATGCTCTTTACTACTGTATTTACCCGTAATAGTGAGTTACAAGTGTGCTAAATCTTACTCCCATTTGGTGAAATTGACTTGTTATTAAGTTGCTCaatgatcaatttaatgctagagtggtttaattttaatcaaattttatttgtatcAATTTTTTGGACTATAATTGTTACAGAACTTCTACATAATTCTTGGATTACGAATTCTATTAATTATTGCTTCTGAGTGAAGAAATCATAACTCTGAAATTATGCAAAACAATTCAGGCAATGGTAACTAGATATTCGTCCATTTCAACAAGAAAACTGTCAAACGCCCTGACTCTATTTACGCAAAATAAATGTATGGTTGCAATGAGTGATTACGACGAATTTCACAAGATGGTGAAACGACATATATTTACAAATCTTTTGGGAGCAAAAGCTCAGGTTAAATATTTCATTACTTCTAGTTTCTATTTCCTTTGCTTTAAATTTTGCTAAATTGAGAagctaattaatttatttattttttggtttcaaGAGGCGACATCGCCACCACAGGGACACCCTTGTCGAAAACATTTCGACCCGATTTCACAGTCATGCAAAAAAAAATCCCAACCAAGCAGTGAATTTCAGAAAGATATTTGAGTATGAACTAtttggattatcaatgaaagaAGTGAGTTCTTCGATTTCTACGAGATAAAGTCATTTTTATAGAATAGTCTGAACCGGAGAACAACAATATTTcacaaacattttcaaaaatataaatggaATACTAGGTATGAATAGTATGTTGtcttttattgataaatatgAGATGATTACGCAGGCATTGGGAGCGGATGTCGAATCCATTTATGTTGATGAACTCGGGGCTACTTTGTCAAAAGACGAGATTATGAACGTCTTGGTACATGATCCGTTGGAAGGTGCAATCGATGCGGACTGGAGAGATTTCTTCCCATTTTTCAAATGGGTTCCTAATAAGAGATGGGAAGCAAAAATCCAGCAAATGCATTTTCGTAGGCAGGCAGTGATGAATGCTCTAATCAAGCAGCAAAAGCAACGAATCGCTTCAGGACAggtaacctttttttatttttcggttcAATTTTAGCTGCAAATTTCCATAAGAGTACATTGTTGTTTGGTAATTGGTAAAGAAAACTTGTGAGCAGGAGGTGGATTGTTATTTGGACTACTTATTATCTGAAAGCACACTTACCGAACAGCAAATAAGCATGTTGGTATGGGAGGTAATTATTGAGACAGCTGATACAACTATGGTCGCTACAGAATGGACCGTCTATGAACTTGCGAAGAATCAAAATTACCAGGTTTTTTTAGATGTTAAGCAACAGTTTTATATTTGCAtacctatgtagcacggaaacgaaAAATGCCTAAATGGAAAACGCGTAAACAGGAAACatcattactttttaaaagaACAGTTTATGAATATAGAGTTCTGAAATTTTCGGACCATTTTCAAAAACAGAGAGAAACGAAAATGGCAGAGTTGGAGAAATTTTCGTGCAACATATCTGTGTACTATTTGAGGAACCCTTGTATTTATAACATTATAATGTGATAGGACGCGCTCTATCACGAAATTGAAAATGTGTGTGGATCGGAAAAGATCAAAGAGGAGCACATGTCTCAACTGCCATACTTGAATGCTGTTTTCCATGAAACTCTTAGGAAATACAGTCCAGTTCCAGTTATACCAGTACGACACGCGCATGAAGATACAGAAATAGGGGGATACTACATTCCTGCAGGGAGTGAGGTTTGTCAGATTATCCTAAGCCTTTTTCGTTATGTCCGAATATTGCTCttcaaatttaaacaattaattgGTATTTTATAGATCGCTATTAATCTTTACGGGTGCAACATGGATAAGAAGGTATGGGTAAACCCTGAAGAGTGGAATCCTGAGAGATTTCTTGATGGAAAATACAATTCTGCCTACTTACATAAGACAATGGCTTTTGGAGGCGGAAAACGGGTATGTGCAGGTGCTCTTTCTGCATCATTGATCGCAAGTGCATCCATTGGAAAATTAGTGCAAGAATTCGAGTGGAGTCTCGAAGATGGAGAGGAAGAAAACGTTGACATAGTTGGACTCGTAACTCGCAAGCTTCATCCGTTGCATACTATCATAAAGGCGAGAAGGCAATAAAAACGATCGATCGATCTAGTTTGGAAATGAATCATCCGTAAGATCAGTAATAAAATATGTTGACCTTCTTTGCTTGGTTTTATCATGAAGTAACATAATTTCATTCTGGATTAGAATTGCCTCATGTTCAAATGAACATTGTTTgtcactaaataaaaaaattaataaaggcTCGTCAAATTGAAAATCCGCAAAGGACGGTTCCTATTGCCAAATTAAATACTATCAGTTTGGAAAAAATATCCTGAATTGGTTTGTGACTAGCAATGCAATATAAGTTGACTAACTTCGCTATTATATGCTCTTCGTGtattaaacataaatttaagaGTTTTCTCGTTAGACCCGGTTTGAGTTCGTAACAAAAGAGGCGGTCATGAGTAATTGATCATGACAGAcacaaaactttcaattttttttatttcagtcattaaattttaatttttttttattttagtttctgaactttcatttattttcattttaatttttttcagatAAAAATCATTAGATGGTAGCTGAAAttccatttatttttacttaaaaaCTTATCATGTATGCATAATTTGGCCTATAAAATTCTTctcaaaatgaaattaatttgtaTGTGTGATGAATTTTCAAAATGAAACTAACAGAATTCGGCAGTCACATGTCCAACTCTGCTTGCCGCCTAAGCAATATTGGCTGGAAAAAAAGTTCAGTAaccaacaaaaaataaattaaagttcaatgattgaaatgaaaaaaattaaaaattcaaagacCGTcagaattaattttatatatatttaaagtttaatttttttgagacTAGTTTAAATgcaaataaactaaattttatataaaaaaaacactttagataaaataatttttatatatatatatatatatatatatatatatatatatataagtaattTCATTAAATGTGAAACATGAACTTAAAAATATAACCAcatgaattaaatatattaccaatgagctatagttCAGATGATATAAGTGTTGAATAACAAGTTGCTCcaattatatatgaaaataatacaatttattttcaaaaacttcCATCACGACCAgagtaaaaaaaactaaatagagAGTAAAAATTTTGAATGAAGCTcttttttcgtaaataaaagaTGAGCAAATTACTTTAAAGCCCCTCACGGttatcataattcacagtttggtaccctttgtttgaaaatcaaacggtcggtacctcagttttgattttttaaactataataCCCTTCTGTTAGTTctgttaataatttgatatttactttcaaacgatttgctacctcagttttaattatataaacgatttggtacctcatgtTTCATCCtttaacgatttgatacctatatttaacagaagggccttatactttataaaatcaaaattgaagtaccaaatcttttgattttcaaacaaggggCACTAAAcggtgaattatgacaaatgtgagAGGCCTTCCAAAAGATATATCCCCGAAGTACAAATACTAACTGCCGGTACCATTTTCTTTTCCAAGACCCTACAAGTCCTCAAGTCAACGAAAACATGTCTGATCATCTCCCTGAAGTAATAGTGACTGAAATCTTGAAGAGACTCCCAGTGAAAGCTCTAGTGAAATCAACAAGTGTTTGCAAATCATGGTATTCTCTAATTACAAACCCTAATTTCATTGCTCTTCACTTATCTCACACCACTGCACCCAACAAAACCTACTCACTTCTCAGGAAGAGCTCTGATGTTATTGAATATTCTAATGCACAGCAATTTATTTTGCACAGTGATAATGATTCATTTAGTGAGCATGAAAAATTGGATTTAAGCTATCTTAATGTCACATCTGATACCCCTGGAACACATTTAGTAAAGATTGTGGGTTTATGTGATGgcttgttttgtttatttgataaaaatttgaCTCGCCTGATCGTATGGAACCCGGCAATTAGAGTGTTTATTACAACATCTTTACGTGGGCGTTACAAAGCTAAATTCTTTTTATTGGGTTTTGGGTTTGATAGCAACAAAAATGACTATAAAGTTGTAAGGATTGTTTACAACTATGCTGGTGTGGGTCCTTTAACAGAACTTGTCCAACCATTTGTTGAGATATTTGAACTGAAGTCCAATGCTTGGAAAACCGTTGCTGTTGAGAATTTAAGTTATGCTCTTTACGATTCTGGATCTTATGCTTATTTGAATGGTTATGCTCATTGGTTTGCACAAAAAGAACAGGGCAGAAAGTTAACTGTAGCATCGTTTGATTTGAGCAACGAAGCATTTGGCGAGTTGATGCTCCCTCATTCTTTGGCTGAATTAAGTCACCTTAAACTCTCTTTAATAGTCTACCGCCAGTCATTAGCTGTGGTTTATCCTGAAGACCCAAAGTTTGATAATAACTCTTACCATTGTGAAAAgtattcgatttgggtgatgcAGGAATATGGTGCACATGAATCTTGGTCTAAACTATTTAACATAGATTTAGAAAATCGTGGAGGTTTTAGGTCAGTGCTAGGCTTTCAAGGGAATGGCGGCATTCTGGTTGAGAATTTCAACCGTAAGATGGCTTCCTATGATCCTGAGACGCAAAGGGTTACCCCTCTTGAAGTTGATGGGTTTTACTTCAAAGTGCATTCTAATTATATGGAAAGCCTTGTTTTGCTCATGGGAAATCGAAACTAAAAGAACTAAGGTTAGCAATCCTTacatgtttttgttttatttttgcttTCTTTGATCATGAAATTGTGTGCCTtgtttattttatgtatttatgtaACTGACTGAGAATGTTGGATTCATGTTATAGCTTGGTATGTGTAACAATGATACTGTTGCTAACGGAAAACATGAATCGAATAATTTACCTTTTCTAGCTATCATGTTTCAGTAAATACATTAATCATGCAGAATGTATgtatttggacataaataacCTTATCAATTCTATATGGTTGCAGGAAAATTAAATACAATCAACAGACAAGCTCGAGATACAATTCTATATGGTTGCACATCAAAGGGCTACTATTTTATGTCAGGATGGAAGTATTtgctatttaaattatttacaatGTGGTGAGTATTGCCTAAATTTGCTAttgatgattaaaaaaataaaaaaaggttaattacTATTACCCCCAAGAAGTTTTGTCCGAAGTATTGTTTTTCccatgaatttttaaaaatattgagtaCTTCAACTAAAACCCCTTTTTCGTAAAATTGAAGGGAAATAATGATCTTCTAAAATTGAGGGGGAAACAATATTTCAGATATAAACTCATGGAGGTAatagtaataaacaaaaaaagagagTGTATTTGTTATTGGTGAGGGTGAATTTGTTATATAAGGATGTATTTGTTTAATGCAATACTATATAAGGATGTATTTGTTATATGTAAAAGTGTGTTTGTTATATGTAAAAGTGTGTTTGTTATAAATAAAGTGTGTATTTGTTATATACAATTTGTTGTATTTTAATGGGTGTATTTGATAGTAAAGCTCTCTAGTGCAACCAAAAATCATGACGAATTTGCTCTGGACCTTTCCAATCCCATATCATGGTTTAAGTCTTCCCCAAAATCATGTTTCAGACATGAACCATCAATAAGAACGAGCAAACAACTATAAAACATGACGAATTTGCTCTGGACCTTTCCAATCCCAAACCGCTTACCAGAGTTGATATTTGACATCCCAGTCTTGATTAACTATCGAACAATAAGCCGAATTAGTGGTGAAGGTATCTGATGGAGAGTGTCCCCAGAAAATGTAGTCGCTGCCATGAGACTCATCTGGAGGACGAAATTTGCTGATAGAATCAAGCCAGCAACAACTAGGAAGGAGATATCTGGACTTATCCCAACAACAATTTCTGATTGTCATCTACATAAGCATTAACGGTACAGTGTAACTCACAGTTCAGAATAGAAGATACAGCTACATGTTTGAGAATCGTATCATCTCCAAGCAAGGGGTCCAACCAAAATTTGATGTGCTTGCCGTGGCACAACGCCCATCACAACATAATACACTTTATTCCAAATCTTGTTAAGATTCTGCAAAAGATGGGAAGCCCCATTAGTTCTGTTCGAAGTCTGAAAATTAGTTTCGTCAAACTTATATTTGGCTCTTAACACATTAACCCAGAAAAAAGTCTATGACAAAAACATTTCACCCATTCTTCATAAGCAAGACATGATTGAACAAACTCACCCATTCTGTTTCAGCTGCCGAACAGTGGACAaattaaataagttaattttCTTAGTTCCTCCTGTTGAACCCCAAAGGAATCCCTGACAACTCTTCTCAATATCCTCGCAAGAACTTCCGGAACTGATTTTGCTAATGTGTCAAGGCCAGCAAGAGATAGCGCTTTAGAGTTCCATTTCGAAATACGGGACCGGACCAAATACGGTCAATGGCACCTTTTGAGTGAATACAGGTCATTCTGCCATGAAGCAACAGTACCCCTGAGTATTCGCCCGGATCATTCTTAACAAAAAAACCCCATGAAAGCAGTTAAACTATTCCTAGCAACAATAGGAACATTAGACGAGAAAATCATTCTCGTCTTCTTCTTATTAATGCGCTGGCCCACCAAGGTAGTAAATGTCCGCAAAACCTTTGGACGGCTTAAACTCATCAAAAACATAACAATTCATAATAAGTCCATAGATGTAAGAGGTAATACGTTGGATTGTAACATATACGATTGGCTTTGAAATGCCCATATGAAAGAGGGTATCGATTAGAAATATTTTATCATGAGCTTTTtctatatcaatttttataaccATAAAACCCTTCTTCCCTTTCTTCTTACGCAAGGCATGTATCACCTCTTGAGCAAGAATAACATCTGTAATGTGCCTATCTGCAACCAAACTAGTTTGCGCCAGACCCAATAATCTGAGGCAGCAACACTATCAGCTagggtgagcatcggtcggttcgattCAGTTCAAAATCGACCAAAACCGACCGTACCAAAGTTGTCCAAATGGTCGACCGAACCGTATTATTTTTCACCAAACACAGAAATTTTTTTTGACCGAAATTTTCGGTCAGTTCGGTTCGGCTTCGGTTTTTAAATTCGgtttttcaattcaaaattaaacGCAAACCCTAAATTTTTTAGGTAAAGCCTGAAAATTTATTGACTGTAAAATGAATACAGAttcataaagaaaataaaattgattcatATTCCATGAGATACAGAAATTACAAATCACAATAAATATTAAAGCCACAAATTAGAATTACATCTAAATTTactcgaaaaaaataaaataaaaaagatgaaacaagaAATCAATAAGCCTAATAGATCTGCAACAACTTGACTTGTTTGAAGCTATAGATCTGTCAAATATaagaaaaagagaataaattagaagaaattataccaataataaaatGAATCAAGAAATCAAAAGACATACAGTTAAATTCATTacgaaaatataaaaataaaaaaaattatagtgattaaacgtttaccttttgaAGGATTTAGACCAAAGCTTCGTTTTGAAGAAATTTAACAGATCGAAGAAAGGAATACGATGGCTAACGCAAATCAGTTGATGAAATTTGTCCGACTAAATAAAGTGTATAGTGAAAAGTATTAATTAGAGATCTTGAAGAAATCAATTAGAAATCCTAGATTTTCAATGAAGAAAAACAAGAAGAGTTGGAAAAGAAGGAGAGTGTGGGAGAGCAGCGTGAGAGAGAGGGAAAATGAGGAAGTTAgagtttcaaaaaaataatataagaatGTTTATATATTGTTCCAAAACGACGTAGTATTAGAGAATGTTTTAGTTTAGAAATGAATCGGTCCAAACCAGACCAGTCTCAGTAGTGTGGTACATCTACTTTAAAACTACATCGTTTTTAATATATTCGGTGTTATCGGTttttcggttatttcggtttttgaaagtctcaaaccgaaccaaacaccGATCTCCAAACTTCTCCCTATTTAACACCGAACCAGACGTTTtaaccaaaaaaccgaaccaaacaacaaattTCAGTTCGGTTCGATCCGATTTTTCGGTCTGGTTCGGTTTCTACTCACCCCTACTATCAGCCATTTCTAAAAAGGGCACAAAACACAAATTATTTGTTTCCTTAAACTAAGAAATAAACGAATAgtaattttcattaaaataacATCACACTAAATCCAAGTGAATCCACATCAATCAATCATACAAATTAATCGATTGTATTTAGTAGGAAAAGAATTCATGTGAATTAAGGAGACATTCTGCATACTGAGAAATCAATGTCTCAATTAATAAAAGCAAGAAGCAATTTGCTAAGGAGTTCTGaaatgcaaaacatttataatctATTATTCGTGTGATTCGAATACGCAGCAGATTGTATTTACAATGTTCAAAATTTACATTTCCTCTTTCCCATCTGATGCATTTTGGGTTGACATTTTCGATATCCCTCTACAGTGCCAGGCTCTCGAACCAACCACTAAAACCATCTCTTCCGAAGCCTCCCACATCAATCGATCATATACGAGAAATCAAAACAACAATAATATGGGGAAAGAAAAATGACAAAGAATATAAAGCAACAGACCTAAGgtcaaaaatgtcaaaattttCTTTTCCTAACTCACCAAGAAAATATACACTGTACACAGAGGATCTAATGCGAACTGGTTCATCCATTTAGTTTCGACAAGAACTGGGTTAGATTATACTCTTCAGTGTACTGTGATTGATCCCATAGCTCCTCTAGTCCCCCAAGGATGGCCTTTACCCCCTTTCCAGTGCCCATTAGTTTTGGATCTCCATGAGGGCTGCCATCCGGGTGCTTGGAGGCCGTGCTTCCCTGGTattaaagcaaaacaaaacTTATCAGCCAATAAAGAAACAAATGTCCAATTGAGTTCTGATATCAGGATGAATTCGAAGTGAAGGGGAAAAAATCGGTAGCTTCATATGATCATCACAAACAGAGTAAAAGTTAGATTTATTCATACCTTTGTTTTGGATTCAGCTGACGCAAACAAATCAAGTAATTGGTCTGTATTCATTGTTTTGAGGCTGGCATTTTCGGAATTTATGACAGCATTGGCAATGGAGACTTTGAACCTTTGGAGACTCATAACTTTTTCTTCAAGTGTGCCACGCATTATCAGACGATGGACATTCACAACTTTCTTTTGACCTAGTCGGTGAGCTCTATCCATGGCCTGAAAGTGCAAGAAGTTACATGATGAGcgacaatattttttttttaccaaaataagCGACAATATGActcataaaattaataaaatccttCAGTAGTCATATGATGATGATGTTGAAGCAAAAATCATACACATGCATATAGCACGCAAAGGTAAAACTTCCCAATACATGATACAAATAGGTTGCAAATCCAACCAAACATGCAGAGAGAGAGAGGATCTACTTTAATTGCGCAATTAAAAAAACCTTTACATGTTCCAAATTCATAAAATCATCAGATAGCCGTCGTATAGAAGGAAAGGTAACATTTAGTAGACTACAGAAACAGCAGCTGCATCTAGTGTTGGatagtaaaaaaaaacagattgtGAGCTGATATCCTATCTCGTCCGCATAAAAGGTTCATTTGAAATAGCAAATATTAAATACATTCAAAGGATCTATCTACCAACACATTTAGCAACCAAACTTCCGATAATAAATACCTATAGTCAAACTATGTTACAACAAATACTATAGCTTCTAAATTAAATGAGCCCTAAACTTCAACTAACAATTATTCGCTGAAAAATCAGTTAAAATGCTGTATTGTGAAAcataaacaagaaaaagaaaccTTTTAAATAGCATATATGGTTTTGGAACCAAGGATGGTGAAGCCTACAAGCATGACGGTATTTTACCTGGTGATCTCGCATTGGATTCCAATCATGCTCCATGAAAATAAGGGTGTCAGCAGATGTTAAATTTAAACCAAGTCCACCAACTGCGTATGAAGAAGAAAGCAACAAATTGACCAACTCTGCAAGCTAGAAACAAGTCAAGCTGAATGGAAAGAATAATCTCACCATGTGTCGTAAGCAACAAGGCATCAATAGTAGGATCCGAATTAAAAGCTTTAACtatatcaaaacgtttatccGTTTCAACTGATCCATCCAGCCGCAAGTAAGTGACACTGCTTCAAAAGTGCGGGTAGAGGTATAAGAGAAATGCAAGCTTGTCAAATATTTAAGGCAAATTCCATGTT is part of the Mercurialis annua linkage group LG3, ddMerAnnu1.2, whole genome shotgun sequence genome and encodes:
- the LOC126674304 gene encoding putative F-box protein At3g17490; this translates as MSDHLPEVIVTEILKRLPVKALVKSTSVCKSWYSLITNPNFIALHLSHTTAPNKTYSLLRKSSDVIEYSNAQQFILHSDNDSFSEHEKLDLSYLNVTSDTPGTHLVKIVGLCDGLFCLFDKNLTRLIVWNPAIRVFITTSLRGRYKAKFFLLGFGFDSNKNDYKVVRIVYNYAGVGPLTELVQPFVEIFELKSNAWKTVAVENLSYALYDSGSYAYLNGYAHWFAQKEQGRKLTVASFDLSNEAFGELMLPHSLAELSHLKLSLIVYRQSLAVVYPEDPKFDNNSYHCEKYSIWVMQEYGAHESWSKLFNIDLENRGGFRSVLGFQGNGGILVENFNRKMASYDPETQRVTPLEVDGFYFKVHSNYMESLVLLMGNRN
- the LOC126674301 gene encoding ent-kaurene oxidase, chloroplastic-like gives rise to the protein MDPVTTAVLPSIQAVPYAAPAAVGGLFFSMFVMKQFVNNQKKTHAKLPHVPEVPGWPVVGNLLQLKEKIPHETFMGWADTHGPIYSIKTGASSLIVLNSADVAKEAMVTRYSSISTRKLSNALTLFTQNKCMVAMSDYDEFHKMVKRHIFTNLLGAKAQRRHRHHRDTLVENISTRFHSHAKKNPNQAVNFRKIFEYELFGLSMKEALGADVESIYVDELGATLSKDEIMNVLVHDPLEGAIDADWRDFFPFFKWVPNKRWEAKIQQMHFRRQAVMNALIKQQKQRIASGQEVDCYLDYLLSESTLTEQQISMLVWEVIIETADTTMVATEWTVYELAKNQNYQDALYHEIENVCGSEKIKEEHMSQLPYLNAVFHETLRKYSPVPVIPVRHAHEDTEIGGYYIPAGSEIAINLYGCNMDKKVWVNPEEWNPERFLDGKYNSAYLHKTMAFGGGKRVCAGALSASLIASASIGKLVQEFEWSLEDGEEENVDIVGLVTRKLHPLHTIIKARRQ